The segment ATCCCGGGCGGTGGTTGTCCCGGGGTAAGGGTGTAGGGCGAACGGTAGGCAAATCCGCCGTTCACGTGTCTGAGACCTGATGCCGAGCCGATTGTGGCGAAGTGGATGATCCTATGCTGTCGAGAAAAGCCTCTAGCGAGTTTCATGGCGGCCCGTACCCTAAACCGACTCAGGTGGTCAGGTAGAGAATACCGAGGCGTTCGGGTGAACTATGGTTAAGGAACTCGGCAAAATGCCCCCGTAACTTCGGGAGAAGGGGGGCCATCACTGGTGATTGGATTTACTCCATGAGCTGGGGGTGGCCGCAGAGACCAGCGAGAAGCGACTGTTTACTAAAAACACAGGTCCGTGCGAAGCCGTAAGGCGATGTATACGGACTGACGCCTGCCCGGTGCTGGAACGTTAAGGGGACCGGTTAGTCACATTTCGGTGTGGCGAAGCTGAGAACTTAAGCGCCAGTAAACGGCGGTGGTAACTATAACCATCCTAAGGTAGCGAAATTCCTTGTCGGGTAAGTTCCGACCTGCACGAATGGCGTAACGACTTCTCGACTGTCTCAACCATAGGCCCGGTGAAATTGCACTACGAGTAAAGATGCTCGTTTCGCGCAGCAGGACGGAAAGACCCCGGGACCTTTACTACAGTTTGATATTGGTGTTCGGTTCGGCTTGTGTAGGATAGGTGGGAGACTTTGAAGCGGCCACGCCAGTGGTTGTGGAGTCGTCGTTGAAATACCACTCTGGTCGTGCTGGATGTCTAACCTGGGTCCGTGATCCGGATCAGGGACAGTGTCTGATGGGTAGTTTAACTGGGGCGGTTGCCTCCTAAAGAGTAACGGAGGCGCCCAAAGGTTCCCTCAGCCTGGTTGGCAATCAGGTGTTGAGTGTAAGTGCACAAGGGAGCTTGACTGTGAGACCGACGGGTCGAGCAGGGACGAAAGTCGGGACTAGTGATCCGGCGGTGGCTTGTGGAAGCGCCGTCGCTCAACGGATAAAAGGTACCCCGGGGATAACAGGCTGATCTTCCCCAAGAGTCCATATCGACGGGATGGTTTGGCACCTCGATGTCGGCTCGTCGCATCCTGGGGCTGGAGTCGGTCCCAAGGGTTGGGCTGTTCGCCCATTAAAGCGGTACGCGAGCTGGGTTTAGAACGTCGTGAGACAGTTCGGTCCCTATCCGCTGCGCGCGCAGGAATATTGAGAAGGGCTGTCCCTAGTACGAGAGGACCGGGACGGACGAACCTCTGGTGTGCCAGTTGTTCTGCCAAGGGCATGGCTGGTTGGCTACGTTCGGGAGGGATAACCGCTGAAAGCATCTAAGCGGGAAGCCTGCTTCGAGATGAGTATTCCCACCCCCTTTGAGGGGTTAAGGCTCCCAGTAGACGACTGGGTTGATAGGCCGGATGTGGAAGCCCAGTAATGGGTGAAGCTGACCGGTACTAATAGGCCGAGGGCTTGTCCTCAGTTGCTCGCGTCCACTGTGTTGGTTCTGAAACCACGAACAGCCCCATGTGCCACACATGGTGCGGCTGGACAGTTTCATAGTGTTTCGGTGGTCATAGCGTGAGGGAAACGCCCGGTTACATTCCGAACCCGGAAGCTAAGCCTTACAGCGCCGATGGTACTGCAGGGGGGACCCTGTGGGAGAGTAGGACACCGCCGAACTCCTTTTAGAGCTCCGGCTCTTGGGCACACAGCCCAAGAGCCGGAGCTTTTTTGCGTTGGGGTAAGGTCAGGGGGCATCGTTGGCTCATTTCCTACTGGAGGCCCCCGGGTGGAGGTCCAGGAGACCCGTGTCCAGACAGATCGGGTCCTCACCATCCCGAACATCCTCAGCATGGCGCGTCTCGTCGGCGTGCCGCTGTTCCTGTGGCTGATCCTCAGGCCTGAGTTCGGAGGCCCGCAGAGTGACGGCTGGGCTCTCCTGGTGCTGGCTCTCAGCGGGATCAGCGACTATCTGGACGGCAAGCTCGCACGGCGCTGGAACCAGATCAGCAGCCTCGGCCGGCTGCTCGACCCCGCCGCCGACCGGCTCTACATTCTCTCGACGCTGGTGGGTCTCACCTGGCGGGAGATCCTGCCCCTCTGGTTGACCGCTGTACTTCTCGCGCGCGAGCTGGTTCTGCTGGTGATGGTCGGCATCCTCAGGCGTCACGGCTATCCGCCGCCGCAGGTGA is part of the Streptomyces asoensis genome and harbors:
- a CDS encoding CDP-alcohol phosphatidyltransferase family protein, with the translated sequence MEVQETRVQTDRVLTIPNILSMARLVGVPLFLWLILRPEFGGPQSDGWALLVLALSGISDYLDGKLARRWNQISSLGRLLDPAADRLYILSTLVGLTWREILPLWLTAVLLARELVLLVMVGILRRHGYPPPQVNFLGKAATFNLMYAFPLLLLSDGSGWLASLAAIFGWAFAGWGTTLYWWAGVLYVVQVRRLVRADAMGAD